The nucleotide window TTCGTGCCCTGCCTCCACTCCGTGGGTAAGCCGCTCAACAACGGCGAAACCGACGGCGGTATCTGGCCCTGCGCTGACGTCGAACACAAGTACATCACCCAGTTCCCGGAAGAACGCCTCATCTGGTCGTACGGTTCGGGCTACGGTGGAAACGCCCTCCTCGGCAAGAAGTGCTTTGCTCTCCGTATCGCTACCGTTCTCGCTCGCGACGAAGGCTGGCTCGCCGAACACATGCTCATCCTCAAGCTCACCAACCCGAAGGGCGAAGTCAAGTACGTGACTGGCGCCTTCCCGTCTGCTTGCGGTAAGACGAACCTCGCCATGCTTATCCCCACAATCCCGGGCTGGAAGGTTGAAACCATCGGTGACGACATTGCATGGATGAAGTTTGGCAAGGATGGCCGTCTCTACGCTATCAACCCGGAAGCCGGCTTCTTCGGCGTTGCTCCGGGCACCTCTGCAGAATCCAACAAGAACGCTCTTATCTCTGCCGAAAAGAACACCATCTACACCAACTGCGCCCTCACTGAAGACGGCGACGTCTGGTGGGAAGGCATCGGCTACCCGGCCAAGGGCAAGCTCGTTGACTGGAAGGGTCAGACCCGCGACGCTCTCCCCAAGGACAAGGCTCCCAAGGGCGAAGAAATGGCTCACCCCAACGCTCGCTTCACCGCTCCTGCCAACCAGTGCCCCTGCATTGCCAAGGAATGGGAAGATCCTGCCGGCGTGCCTATCTCTGCAATCCTCTTCGGTGGCCGTCGTCCGTCCACCATTCCTCTGGTCCACCAGTCCCTGAGCTGGAACCACGGCGTGTTCCTCGGCTCCATCGTGGGTTCTGAAATCACCGCTGCTTCCACCATCAACGCTGCTGAAGTCGGTAAGATCCGTCGCGACCCGTTCGCCATCCTCCCGTTCTGCGGCTACAACATGGGCGACTACTTCAAGCACTGGATTGAAATCGGCAAGAAGTCTACCGAAGACAAGCTTCCGAAGATCTTCTACGTGAACTGGTTCCGCAAGGATGCCAACAACGAGAAACTCCCGGGTGGCTTTATGTGGCCGGGTTACGGCGACAACAGCCGCGTGCTCGCTTGGATCTTCGACCGTTGCGACGGTGTCGATAACGCCAAGGAAACTCCGATCGGTTACATGCCGAAGGACGGCGCCATCAATACTGAAGGCCTCGCTGACTACTACAAGGAAACTCTCCCGGAAATCACGAAGGTTGACGTGGAAGGCTGGAAGAAGGAACTCGCCGACGTTAAGGAAAACCACTATCCGAAGTTCGGCAAGCACCTCCCGAAGGAACTCTCTGAAATCATCGACATGATCCAGGATCGTTTGAATAAGGCATAATAAGGCGAGTAAAGCGGGAACAAACTCGTTTGTTCCCATTTCCGAGCCGATATGCCTGCGCTCGTAGAGCGCAACGCTTAATCAACCTTATCTTTCCTAACGGAAATCCTTTAAAATCCCTGCTGCCAGCGATGGTGGCGGGGATTTTATTAAAGGGGGCTTTGTAAGCCCACTTTTTATGTTACGAAAGGTGTAATAACTGCTCGTGTTTTTACAAAAAATGAAATTTATTCCTTTTCTAAAACCGCCTTCGATTTTCCATTCTTTACATTTTCTTTCCGCTTTTTCAATAATTGGCGGGTTGTGCTGAGATTTGGCACGGTTTTTGCAAAGTCCTTTCGCAAAAATAGGAATAATGCGCGGATTTGAAAATGATTCGCAAATTTAGGAAAGGACGAGTATGAACGCTCAAGCTCTTTACGACCCGATGAACGAACACGACGCCTGCGGTGTCGGCCTGGTCGCCAATATTAATAACGTCGCCTCGCACCAGATTGTGCTGCAGGGCATTACCGTTTTGAAGAGGCTCATGCACCGCGGTGCAGCAGGTGGAGACCCGGAAACCGGCGACGGTGCGGGTCTCTTACTTTCTATGCCCCACAAGTTTTTCCGCAAGTTGCACCCGGAATTGCCTGCCCGCTATGGTGTGGCGATGTTCTTTGTGGAGAATACGCTTGCGGCGGATGCCTTTGACGCGAAGATCAAGGAGATTGCCGCTGCCGAGAGCATGCCAGTGCTGAACTTCCGCGAGGTGCCGGTGAATGCCGACAAGATCGGCCGCACTGCCCGCGAGACGTTGCCGCATATCCGCCAGGTGTTCTTTGACGGGACGGCGTTTGAAAATGACGGCACGTTTGATATTAAGTTGTATGTGGTACGTCGCCTAATGGAAAAGGCCTGCAAGGGCTTGTACGTTTGCAGCTGCAGCCGCCGTAGCATCGTGTACAAGGGCCTGCTTCTGGCGAGCCAGATTGAAGGCTTCTACAAGGACTTGAACGATCTCGATTTCGAGAGCCCGATTGCCCTTGTTCACCAGCGTTATTCTACGAATACTTTCCCGACTTGGCCGCTGGCGCACCCGTTCCGCTACCTCGCTCACAACGGCGAAATCAATACTCTGCGCGGAAACCTCAACAGCCTGCGTGCCCGCGAACCGCATCTGAAGAGCGAGATTATCGGCGACGATTTGCAGAAACTTTTGCCGCTTGTTCCGGCGGGGCAGAGCGATTCGGCTAGCCTTGACAACATGTTTGAGCTCCTCGTCGCTGCGGGTCGTAGCCTTCCGCATGCGATGATGATGCTCATGCCTCAGGCCTGGGGCAAAAAACATTACCTGGGTCGCGACGTGCGTGGGTTCTTCGAATATGAATCCATGCTCATGGAGCCGTGGGATGGCCCGGCCGCCGTGGCGTTCAGCGATGGCGTAAATGCGGGTGCGATTCTCGACCGCAACGGCCTTCGTCCGGCACGTTACACTCTGTGTAAAGACGGTCTTTTCGTGATGGCCTCCGAGACGGGCGTGCTCGACCTCCGCGATGACGAGGTGGAAGAAAAGGGCCGCCTCAAGCCCGGCGAAATCATTTATTTGGATTTGGAAAATCACCGCATCTTGAAGAATGCGGAAATGAAAGCGCAGGTGGCCCGTGCCAAACCTTACCGCCGCTGGGTTGCCGAGAACAAGATGAGCGTCCGCGGGCTCTTCAGCGAAATCAACCCGTCCGACGTGCCCGACGACATTCTGGTGCAGCAGAAGCGTTTTGGCTATTCCGCCGAAGACCTGAGCATCATTTTGCAGCCCATGGCGAAGAACGGTGCAGAGCCGATTGGCTCCATGGGTAACGATGCCGCGCTGGCTGTACTTTCGGACAAGCCGCAACCGCTGTTCAACTACTTCAAGCAACTGTTCGCTCAGGTGACTAACCCGCCGATTGACCCGATTCGCGAAGAGCTGGTGATGAGCCTTACGACATACATCGGGAACCACGGCAACATTCTGGAAGAAACTCCGGAACAGGCTCACCTGATTAAGATTCCGCGCCCGATTGTGACGGAAGATGAAATCCGCCGCTTTGAAAATATCGGCGACAAGGCGTTCAAGGCGAAGGTGCTCAAGATGCAGTTCCCGCTGGGCGGTGACGGTTCCGTGCTGGAGGCTGCCTTGCAGAACTTGGCCGGCGATGCCGTGCGTGCGGTGCAGGACAGCTACGATATCATCGTGCTTTCGGACAAGAACATTGACTGGGGCTACGTGCCTATGCCTTCGCTTTTGGCGACGGCTTGCGTGAACCGTGCCCTGGTGGAAGCGGGTGTTCGCCCCGAAATCGGTTTGATCGTGCAGAGCGGTGAAGTGCGCGAAGTGATGCACTTTGCGTTGCTTCTCGGTTACGGTGCCACGGTCATCAACCCGTATCTCGCTTTCGAGAGCATTACCAACATGTGCCACAACGGCGACCTGGATGTGGATCCGGTGACGGCTGCTGCAAATTATGTAAAGGCTGTCGATAAGGGCCTGCTGAAGATTATGTCAAAGATGGGTATTTCTACCCTCCGCAGCTACCGCAGCGCCCAGATTTTTGAAGCCGTGGGCCTGAACCACGAACTCATCGAGAAGTTCCTGCCAGGTACGG belongs to Fibrobacter sp. and includes:
- the gltB gene encoding glutamate synthase large subunit — encoded protein: MNAQALYDPMNEHDACGVGLVANINNVASHQIVLQGITVLKRLMHRGAAGGDPETGDGAGLLLSMPHKFFRKLHPELPARYGVAMFFVENTLAADAFDAKIKEIAAAESMPVLNFREVPVNADKIGRTARETLPHIRQVFFDGTAFENDGTFDIKLYVVRRLMEKACKGLYVCSCSRRSIVYKGLLLASQIEGFYKDLNDLDFESPIALVHQRYSTNTFPTWPLAHPFRYLAHNGEINTLRGNLNSLRAREPHLKSEIIGDDLQKLLPLVPAGQSDSASLDNMFELLVAAGRSLPHAMMMLMPQAWGKKHYLGRDVRGFFEYESMLMEPWDGPAAVAFSDGVNAGAILDRNGLRPARYTLCKDGLFVMASETGVLDLRDDEVEEKGRLKPGEIIYLDLENHRILKNAEMKAQVARAKPYRRWVAENKMSVRGLFSEINPSDVPDDILVQQKRFGYSAEDLSIILQPMAKNGAEPIGSMGNDAALAVLSDKPQPLFNYFKQLFAQVTNPPIDPIREELVMSLTTYIGNHGNILEETPEQAHLIKIPRPIVTEDEIRRFENIGDKAFKAKVLKMQFPLGGDGSVLEAALQNLAGDAVRAVQDSYDIIVLSDKNIDWGYVPMPSLLATACVNRALVEAGVRPEIGLIVQSGEVREVMHFALLLGYGATVINPYLAFESITNMCHNGDLDVDPVTAAANYVKAVDKGLLKIMSKMGISTLRSYRSAQIFEAVGLNHELIEKFLPGTASRIEGIGLEEIAREVGERQKIAFADASKVLQSGGQYAFRKEGEKHLWTPQSLAAFRQAVQGGDYEKFKVYSKLINDQSERQATLRGLFKFKAATPIDIGEVESRESIVKHFVAGAMSLGSLSPEAHETIAIAMNRIGAMSNCGEGGEDPDRDTPAANGDIRSSAIRQVASGRFGVTIDYLRHAKDLQIKMAQGAKPGEGGQLPAHKVNEFVARIRHSIPNVSLISPPPHHDIYSIEDLAQLIYDLRNANPKARVSVKLVSEVGVGTIAAGVAKAHADVVLISGHDGGTGASPLTSIKHAGLPWELGIAEAEQTLVLNDLRGRIKLQVDGQLKTGRDVVVAALLGAEEFGFATNLLVSLGCVMDRKCHTNQCPMGIATQDPEYRKRFAGKPEYVENFLYFIADEVREILASLGLRSLAEACGRSDLLERDEAIAFYKAHNLDFSKIFKTVGGGIKSFDKNFVKEELVNFDRRELLPFVFNTLKNGESVELCTIVHNTDRTVGTELSGEVDERFGVKGLPEDTIKIHLQGVAGQSFGAFLAPGITLDLQGEANDFMGKGLSGGKIIVRPPSNASFKAEDNVIAGNVIGYGGTSGKIFINGLAGERFGIRNSGMLLVSEGVGDHGCEYMTGGRVVVLGRVGVNFAAGMTGGFAYVYDETGHFDLSCNVDSADLESVLPGTESESELLGIINQHVEATGSEKGKRILENWNSERPKFVKIFPVDYRNALAKKGRA
- a CDS encoding phosphoenolpyruvate carboxykinase (GTP) translates to MSLTLNDIKHSKIKAWVEECIAMCEPDNVVVVDGSKEEYDALMQKCVKAGLATPLKKKENCFLFRSLPSDVARVESRTFISSVKEEDAGPTNHWIDPKELKETMKGLYKGCMHGRTMYVIPFCMGPLGSPISKNGIELTDSEYVVLNMDIMTRAGKKVLDIFNADQNAEFVPCLHSVGKPLNNGETDGGIWPCADVEHKYITQFPEERLIWSYGSGYGGNALLGKKCFALRIATVLARDEGWLAEHMLILKLTNPKGEVKYVTGAFPSACGKTNLAMLIPTIPGWKVETIGDDIAWMKFGKDGRLYAINPEAGFFGVAPGTSAESNKNALISAEKNTIYTNCALTEDGDVWWEGIGYPAKGKLVDWKGQTRDALPKDKAPKGEEMAHPNARFTAPANQCPCIAKEWEDPAGVPISAILFGGRRPSTIPLVHQSLSWNHGVFLGSIVGSEITAASTINAAEVGKIRRDPFAILPFCGYNMGDYFKHWIEIGKKSTEDKLPKIFYVNWFRKDANNEKLPGGFMWPGYGDNSRVLAWIFDRCDGVDNAKETPIGYMPKDGAINTEGLADYYKETLPEITKVDVEGWKKELADVKENHYPKFGKHLPKELSEIIDMIQDRLNKA